The nucleotide window TTCCTCTGAAAGTTTAAGCAGCTGTTGAAGGGAATCTTTTATCACTTTTTCAATTTCTGCCGCTTGCATTTTCACATCTTTATGTGCCCCGCCTTTGATTTCGGGAATAATGGCATCAATGATTCCTAATTCCTTCAAGTCAGGAGCAGTAATCTTCATTGTTTCGGCCGCATTTTTGGCAAGTGCTGCATCCTTCCACAAAATAGCTGCCGCTCCTTCAGGAGAAATAACAGAATAAGTTGAGTTTTCGAGCATGTAGATGCGGTTTCCGACACCTAGTGCCAAGGCACCACCACTTCCGCCTTCACCAATTACAATACAAATGACAGGAACCTTTAGACCCGCCATTTCAAAGAGGTTTCGGGCAATCGCTTCGCTTTGACCGCGCTCTTCGGCAGCTTTACCGGGATAGGCACCTTTCGTATCAATAAAACAAATTATTGGTCGATTAAACTTATCCGCCTGTTTCATTAAGCGTAAAGCCTTGCGGTACCCCTCAGGATGAGGCATTCCAAAGTTGCGGCGAATATTCTCCTTCGTATCTTTTCCCCGCTGATGGCCAATCACGGTGACAGGAAGCCCCTTAAATTTAGCTACACCGCCAACGATTGCCTCATCATCCGCAAACGTTCGGTCACCATGGCATTCAAAGAACCCTTCAAAAAGGAAAGAAATATAATCAAGAGTTGTCGGCCTGTTCGCAAGACGTGCAATTTGTACGCGATCCCATGGCTTAATATTTTCATATATTTCCTGCTCTAGCTTAACTAGCCTAGTCTCTAATTTAACAATTTCAGCACTTAAATCGACATCGGCTGTTTTTGTGAACTCTTTTAATTCAGTGATTTTCTTTCTTAGCTCCACAATTGGTCGTTCGAATTCTAATTCCCCTGCCATTCGAGTTCACCTCCCGGATTATGAATATCTAAAATGTTCGTGATCTTCTCCACCAAATCTATTCGTGAAATAATCGCATCTAGCTGGCCGTGTTTTAACAGGAATTCCGCTGTTTGAAAATCCTCCGGTAATTCCTCACGAATCGATTGTTCAATGACCCTGCGGCCGGCAAAAGCAATGAGCGCCCCCGGTTCAGCAAAGTTGTAGTCACCCAATGAAGCGAAGCTTGCAGAAACGCCCCCCGTAGTCGGGTGTGTCATAATGGAAATAATTAAGCCACCGTTATTACTAAATCTCTTTAACGCAACACTTGTTTTAGCCATTTGCATTAAGCTCAGGGCTCCCTCCTGCATTCTAGCACCACCTGATGCAGTGAAGATGATGAAGGGAATCGCAAGTTCATCTGCCTTTTCGATCGCAAGGGTAATTTTCTCACCCACGACAGAGCCCATGCTTCCCATCCGGAAAGTAGCATCCATAATCGCCACAACTATTTTTTGACCATTAACCGTCCCCATTCCAGTGACAACAGCCTCATTTAACTTACTTTTTTGCCGATCTTTTTCAAGCTTTTCTAGATAGTCTGGAAAATTTAGTGGATTTTTCGAAACCATATTTTCATTAATTTCTACAAAACTGCCCTCATCAATAAAGCTATCAATCCGCTCTTTTGCATTCATCTGGAAATGATAACCGCAATGAAGGCAAACCTTTGCATTTTTCACTAATTCCTTTGTGTACATGATTTTCTTACATGAAGGGCATTTGGTCATAATCCCTTCTGGAACATCATGTTTAGCCATGTCTTTTGAAATGGTTGCATATTTTTTCTTTTTCGGTTGATTTTTAGAAAAAAGATCTTTAAGCGCCAAATTAAAACCTCCCTAGTGTAACGCACCTTGCCTTAACGGCAAGATTCTCCATCTTTTGCTATTCAAAAGTCTTTCTATCCTAAGGTAACTTCATACCTAGAAACTCCTAAAAGTGGTCAGACCACCGGGGATTAAAAATACCCTTTTTCCATGGGCTTGTATAACTTCCACTATAAAATAAAAAAAGTTCAAAATCTGTTAGTATTTGTCGGTAAAGTCAGACAAATTTCGTAGTTTGCCATAGGCCGAAAGTGTCTTCTCTTCATTCTTTTCTGCTATTGCTCCCAATATAACCAGATAGTCTTCGCGCTGATAGTCTACAGAATAATCCTCTAATGAATAATAATATTCTTTTAAAATCAACCACATTCTTAAGAATAAGTGGTTATCTGAAACCTCGATAATTCGTTGAAAAAACTCATCATCCGTAAAGCTATCCGTTTTGGTTACCCATTCCTGCAGGGATTCAACCTGCTGCTTGCTGACCCTTTTCAGTGCTAACCGGAGGCAATCCATCTCAATATAGTTTTTGGTTTCGAATACATCCTGCTTTGCTTTTTCATCTTGCAAAATAAATGTACTGAGAAGCTGAACCAATTGATGACCTCGGAAGTCCCGAATAAACGTCCCTTCGCCTCGCCTTGTTTCTATTAAGCCAAGCAGTTCTAGTGCTCTAAGTGCCTCCCGAACGGAAGAGCGCCCGAAATTCAGGCGCTCCGACAATTCCCGTTCTGAAGGAATCTTATCTCCAGTTTTCAGTCCATCACTGCTAATCATTTCTCGTAACTGCTTTACAATCTCTAAATATACTTTAGAATTTGTCACTACCTTAATCACTCACTTTTGCCAATTATCGCGAGCCTTTGCGTTTTTTCCTTAATATCATCAGGATCTACCTTAATACGGGCCACACCGGTTTCCATTGCTGCTTTTGCGACAGCCGCTGCTACATTTGGTGCTACCCTTGGATCAAATGGTGCAGGAATGACGTAATCGGCATGAAGCTCGTCCTCACTGATTAGGCCGGCAATGGCTTCCACTGCAGCTACTTTCATTTTTTCATTAATATGCGTCGCGCGAACATCAAGTGCTCCACGGAAAATTCCTGGGAAAGCAAGGACATTATTGACCTGATTTGGAAAATCAGAGCGACCGGTTCCAACTACTTTTGCCCCAGCTGCTTTGGCGTCATCAGGCATTATTTCAGGATCCGGATTTGCCATGGCAAAAATAATCGCATCCGTATTCATTGATGCCACCATTTCTTTTGTAAGTGCTCCTGCAACGGATACCCCAATAAATACATCAGCACCTTTAATTACATCCGCGAGACTGCCTGTTAAATTATCGCGATTGGTAAATTTGGCTACTTCTGCTTTGACTGAGTTCATTCCCTGCGGGCGGCCCTCGTAAATCGCACCTTTTGTATCACACATAATAATATCTCTAACACCATAGCTATATAGCAATTTAATAATGGCAATCCCAGCTGCACCAGCACCACTTGCCACTATTTTAATTTCAGTCATCTTTTTTCCAATTAATTTAAGGGCATTGACAAGACCCGCTACCGTAACAATGGCTGTGCCATGTTGGTCATCATGAAAAATCGGAATATTTGCTTCCTTCTTTAATCTTTCCTCAATGACAAAACAATTAGGAGCGGCGATATCCTCGAGATTAACTCCCCCGAAAGTTGGTTCAAGCAACTTAACCGTTTCAATAATTTTCTCCACATCCGTTGTATTTAAACAAATGGGAAACGCATCAACACCGGCAAAGCTTTTAAACAAAACGGCCTTGCCTTCCATAACAGGAAGTGCTGCCTCAGGTCCAATATTACCAAGTCCAAGGACCGCCGTACCATCGGAAACCACAGCAACCATGTTTCCTTTCATGGTATAATCGTATACCGTTTCAGGTTTTTCATAAATATCTTTACATGGCTCCGCCACACCCGGTGAATAGGCTAAACTTAAATCATGTGCATTTCTAACTGGAACTTTTGATTTCGACTCTAATTTCCCCTTATTAATCCGATGCATATGTAATGCTTCTTCACGTAAAGTCAAGTCTGTCACCCCTCATATTTATAAAAACATTCTCACTTAAAAACGTCCCGCTTTAGTGGTCAGACCACACAAGTCTCTTTACCAATATAACATATCTTCAAAAGTTGTAAAGAATTAATCTTTTAGAACAACATTTTTTTCTCCAAGTAAATTTCTTAATTGCTGAATGACTGCAGGGGTTGGATTGACGTTGTTTTCTGCCCCTAATTTCACTGACTTTCTAGTCCCCTCATCATGTAAAACAACCACAGCATCCCCTTTACTCGCCTGTAATAGCTGCTTTATTTTTGGCAGTACCAGCTGATCTTGCTGAGTGGAGGAAATTTTAATATATAAGACTGGCTGGTTTACCATTTTTGTTTGTAACCACTGCTCTAATTCTGTTATCTGCTGAATGATAAATTGTCGCTTTTCATCGCGATCTTCTATTTTCCCTTCGATCAGTAGAAAGTTCCCTTGCCGTAATAATGGCTGGTACCTCTTATATACAGTAGGAAATACCACTGCCTCCATTTCACCGCTGGCGTCACTTACCGTTAAAAATGCCATCGAATCACCCTTTTTGGTACGAATCGATTTCAGCGTGGAAAGATATACACCCGCGATGGCCCTTTTATTATCACTTCTTAATTGGTATAACAATGATGCCCCAACCCGGGTGAGATTCTTTTCATAAATAGAAATAGGATGATCAGAGAGATAAAGGCCAAGCGCTTCTTTTTCAAATATCAGCTTATTTTCTAAACTTATCGGGTCAACTTGAACATATTTCGGTTTCGGGATCATTTCATCGTCGAATAAATCAAATTGGTTGGAATCATCCGGTTTGAAAATCTGGGCATGCTCGATAGCTACATCCAAACTTGCCAACAAAACGGCACGATCTTCGCCAAATTCATCAAAACAACCGGAATGAACAAGAAATTCAAGTGTCTTGCGGTTAATTGCCTTCTGAGAAATTCTAATACAAAAATCAAAGAGGTCATCAAATTTTTTACGTTTCCTTGATTGAAAAATTTCCTTTAAGGCGGCACCCCCAACACTTTTGATGGCGGCAAGACTAAAGCGGATCGCATCCGTTTTTTCTACATGGAATGAGTAGGTACTATGATTTATGGATGGAGGCAGTACAACGATTTCCTTTTGCCTCGTCTCCAAAATGTATTGGGCGATTTTTGTGTCATTACCGATGGCCGAGGTTAAGAGACCCGCCATAAAATGGACCGGAAAATTCGCCTTTAAATAGGCGAGCTGGTAAGCAATCATACTATAGGCAACCGCATGGCTCCGATTAAAGCCGTAGTTTGCAAATCTAACAATTAAATCGTATATATCATTCGCAAGTCCTTGGTTATATCCCTTCTTCAAAGCCCCTTGGACAAAATGATTTCGCTCTTTATCAAGAACTTCCTTTTGCTTTTTTCCAACCGCCCGTCGTAAAAGATCTGCTTCACCAAGTGAAAATCCTGCCATCTTCGAAGCAATTTGCAATAGTGATAGGTAAGCATTTGATGTTATCTCCAGCTTTTCCCCCACTCCACACCGTGCATGCGATTTTCACCGCACACGGCGTTCCATCAAGATATAAATTCATTTATTAACTAATTTGGTTTTCAATGATTTCGAATCTAAGGCTTTAAACATTTGGTTAAATCGTTTCTATTTTACATTTCCTTCTCAGTGTGTTTACCTTTCGAATTTGTTCATCATTAAGATTTAACTCATTTAACAGTTCCCTTGTCTTACCTGGATTTGTTGAATGAATTAACCTGTGAACTTTTTCTTTAATGATTATTAGATTTTGGTATTTGTCATCCCCGCCTAGGCTTCTCGGCAGTTTATGGTGACAATGAATATCTCCAATATCTAATACTTCTTTGGTTATTGCACACTTTCCAAGTTGGGCTGAGAATAAAGATAATCGGTTATCGTTGTACTCTATGCTTTCATCAAGGACTGGTGATTTCATAAGATATTGAATCTTTCTTTGAATGTCATAATTTAATGATTGATGTATAAGTGCTCTACCCTTGACTGTGTAATTGCATATTTCCTTTTTAAATTGCATTGGAGCCTTATGTGATATTTTAGCGATTGGAATTATCGCTTGATTACATAAGAAATGAATGCCTTTGCTTTCACCGTATTTATCTTTAATGAATTTACTTATTGTCCCAAAATGTGTTTCAATGTCTTTAAAACGATTTCTCCTAATATTCAAAGTAAGGTAATCCACTTTATGAAAATCTTTACTCACATGAGAAGCGGCATTGTAATAATTGTGTAAACCACTTATTGTCGCATTATATATTCCTATATTTTTTGGCAACTCTTTAGGTTTACTGTGTTGTATTTGTTTAACAGATGACTTAACTTTTCCAATTGCTTTGCTCAATGCTTTATCGTTCATACGTGACTTTACAGTGAATTTATCTTTGCTACTCTTTTTGTTGTAACTCCATTTTGTCCCTTTTCGAACTACCTTCATTTTGAAACCTAGAAATTCTGAATAGTTCTTTTTAAGGTTGACAATTTTGGATTTTTCTTCACTTATATCCAAGAATAATCTTTCTTTTAACCATTTTGTTGTTGCCTCTTTGATTATTCTTGCTTCTGTTAGAGTTCTGCAAAAGATTTTAAAATCATCTGCATATCGAACAATATGCATTTCTTTTAAATTTGTTTTTTGCAAAGCCTTATTTACTGCTATTGAGCAACTATATTGGTGATTCGTTTTTAATCCATTCCATTGAGAATGTATCCACCAGTCGAGTTCATTTAAAACAATATTTGATAGTAGTGGTGATAAGATTCCGCCTTGAGGAGTACCCTTATCAGGATTTCCTTCTCCAATGATTTCTGCTTTTAACATTTTCGA belongs to Neobacillus sp. OS1-2 and includes:
- a CDS encoding OB-fold nucleic acid binding domain-containing protein, translated to MGEKLEITSNAYLSLLQIASKMAGFSLGEADLLRRAVGKKQKEVLDKERNHFVQGALKKGYNQGLANDIYDLIVRFANYGFNRSHAVAYSMIAYQLAYLKANFPVHFMAGLLTSAIGNDTKIAQYILETRQKEIVVLPPSINHSTYSFHVEKTDAIRFSLAAIKSVGGAALKEIFQSRKRKKFDDLFDFCIRISQKAINRKTLEFLVHSGCFDEFGEDRAVLLASLDVAIEHAQIFKPDDSNQFDLFDDEMIPKPKYVQVDPISLENKLIFEKEALGLYLSDHPISIYEKNLTRVGASLLYQLRSDNKRAIAGVYLSTLKSIRTKKGDSMAFLTVSDASGEMEAVVFPTVYKRYQPLLRQGNFLLIEGKIEDRDEKRQFIIQQITELEQWLQTKMVNQPVLYIKISSTQQDQLVLPKIKQLLQASKGDAVVVLHDEGTRKSVKLGAENNVNPTPAVIQQLRNLLGEKNVVLKD
- a CDS encoding NADP-dependent malic enzyme encodes the protein MTLREEALHMHRINKGKLESKSKVPVRNAHDLSLAYSPGVAEPCKDIYEKPETVYDYTMKGNMVAVVSDGTAVLGLGNIGPEAALPVMEGKAVLFKSFAGVDAFPICLNTTDVEKIIETVKLLEPTFGGVNLEDIAAPNCFVIEERLKKEANIPIFHDDQHGTAIVTVAGLVNALKLIGKKMTEIKIVASGAGAAGIAIIKLLYSYGVRDIIMCDTKGAIYEGRPQGMNSVKAEVAKFTNRDNLTGSLADVIKGADVFIGVSVAGALTKEMVASMNTDAIIFAMANPDPEIMPDDAKAAGAKVVGTGRSDFPNQVNNVLAFPGIFRGALDVRATHINEKMKVAAVEAIAGLISEDELHADYVIPAPFDPRVAPNVAAAVAKAAMETGVARIKVDPDDIKEKTQRLAIIGKSE
- the accD gene encoding acetyl-CoA carboxylase, carboxyltransferase subunit beta, yielding MALKDLFSKNQPKKKKYATISKDMAKHDVPEGIMTKCPSCKKIMYTKELVKNAKVCLHCGYHFQMNAKERIDSFIDEGSFVEINENMVSKNPLNFPDYLEKLEKDRQKSKLNEAVVTGMGTVNGQKIVVAIMDATFRMGSMGSVVGEKITLAIEKADELAIPFIIFTASGGARMQEGALSLMQMAKTSVALKRFSNNGGLIISIMTHPTTGGVSASFASLGDYNFAEPGALIAFAGRRVIEQSIREELPEDFQTAEFLLKHGQLDAIISRIDLVEKITNILDIHNPGGELEWQGN
- the ltrA gene encoding group II intron reverse transcriptase/maturase, translated to MNEEAKALKKGSLRFNEYYDIQNVYDNLYKESQRGKDFKELIEIITSRENILVAYRKIKSNRGSLTAGCNKKTIKDLTKFNPDEIVEYVRKRLRNYHPHKVRRVLIPKANGKLRPLGIPTIEDRVIQQCIKQVLEPICEAKYYDYSFGFRPNRSTKHAIARCYHLMQRNYLHYVVDIDIKGFFDNVNHGKLLKQIWSMGIKDKRLVSIISKMLKAEIIGEGNPDKGTPQGGILSPLLSNIVLNELDWWIHSQWNGLKTNHQYSCSIAVNKALQKTNLKEMHIVRYADDFKIFCRTLTEARIIKEATTKWLKERLFLDISEEKSKIVNLKKNYSEFLGFKMKVVRKGTKWSYNKKSSKDKFTVKSRMNDKALSKAIGKVKSSVKQIQHSKPKELPKNIGIYNATISGLHNYYNAASHVSKDFHKVDYLTLNIRRNRFKDIETHFGTISKFIKDKYGESKGIHFLCNQAIIPIAKISHKAPMQFKKEICNYTVKGRALIHQSLNYDIQRKIQYLMKSPVLDESIEYNDNRLSLFSAQLGKCAITKEVLDIGDIHCHHKLPRSLGGDDKYQNLIIIKEKVHRLIHSTNPGKTRELLNELNLNDEQIRKVNTLRRKCKIETI
- a CDS encoding GntR family transcriptional regulator gives rise to the protein MISSDGLKTGDKIPSERELSERLNFGRSSVREALRALELLGLIETRRGEGTFIRDFRGHQLVQLLSTFILQDEKAKQDVFETKNYIEMDCLRLALKRVSKQQVESLQEWVTKTDSFTDDEFFQRIIEVSDNHLFLRMWLILKEYYYSLEDYSVDYQREDYLVILGAIAEKNEEKTLSAYGKLRNLSDFTDKY
- the accA gene encoding acetyl-CoA carboxylase carboxyl transferase subunit alpha, coding for MAGELEFERPIVELRKKITELKEFTKTADVDLSAEIVKLETRLVKLEQEIYENIKPWDRVQIARLANRPTTLDYISFLFEGFFECHGDRTFADDEAIVGGVAKFKGLPVTVIGHQRGKDTKENIRRNFGMPHPEGYRKALRLMKQADKFNRPIICFIDTKGAYPGKAAEERGQSEAIARNLFEMAGLKVPVICIVIGEGGSGGALALGVGNRIYMLENSTYSVISPEGAAAILWKDAALAKNAAETMKITAPDLKELGIIDAIIPEIKGGAHKDVKMQAAEIEKVIKDSLQQLLKLSEEELIADRYNRFRTIGEYTEMKDYIGVN